TGACTAATGACTTTCATTTGATAAATGAATACATGAATCCGACAACCAAAAAATCCGAACCACAAACCAGTAACCACGAACCTCTCATCGGCGCGCATGAATCAATCTCAGGCGGTATCTACAAAGCGTTCGAGCGTGGCGCTTCTGTCGGTTGCAGAACGTTGCAAGTTTTTACCAAGAACAACAATCAGTGGCAGGGCAAGCCGCTCACCGATGAAGACGTTGCAAACTACAAAATCGCTCAGTCGAAATCAAACATCGCACCGGTGATTGCGCATGACAGTTACCTCATTAATTTGTGTGCGGCTGATTCGGCAATTCTGAAGAAATCAAGAGAATCGTTTGTGGATGAGTTGCAACGGTGCGAGTTGCTGGGAATTCCGTATCTCAACTTTCATCCCGGCTCACACATCGGCAAAGGCGAGGAGGATGGAATTAAACTCATCATCGAATCACTCAATCTTGCGCACGAGCAGACAAAGGGATTCTGCGTGCTAAGCGTTCTCGAAACGACAGCCGGACAAGGAACCGCAATCGGGTATAAGTTCGAACATCTCAGAATAATCATTGATGGAGTGGATGAGCCGGAACGAATGGCAGTCTGCATTGACACGTGCCATATCTTTGCTGCGGGGTACGACATCAGTACCGAAAAAGGGTATGAGAAAACGATGCAGGAGTTTGATGAAGTGCTCGGTTTGAAACGGCTCGTCGCGTTTCATGTCAACGATTCAAAGAAACCACTCGGCTTGCGGGTTGACCGACATGAACATATCGGGAAAGGTTTTATCGGTGAGAATGGTTTTCGATTTTTGATGCAGGATTCACGATTCACTGACATTCCGAAAATTCTTGAAACACCGAAGAGTGAGGATTTACATGAGGATAAAATGAATCTTTCGTTACTGAAGAAACTTGCTTTGGAGTTGTAGCGATAGTTTAACCACAAAGCACACAAAGTTGTCTCGCAAAGCGCACAAAGTTTTTCAGTTGGATTCGAGTGCGTTGGAATTAAATCCAAGTATCCTTTTCGCCCCCGCAAATCGTTTGTGGTAATACGAATTTGCGAGTGAGGCAATCGAAACGCCGAGTTTTCGTGCGGAGTGAACGAACTGTCCGTTGCCGAGATAAATCCCGACGTGGTTAATTCGTTTTCTTTTTGATTTGAAAAA
This Ignavibacteriota bacterium DNA region includes the following protein-coding sequences:
- the nfo gene encoding deoxyribonuclease IV yields the protein MNPTTKKSEPQTSNHEPLIGAHESISGGIYKAFERGASVGCRTLQVFTKNNNQWQGKPLTDEDVANYKIAQSKSNIAPVIAHDSYLINLCAADSAILKKSRESFVDELQRCELLGIPYLNFHPGSHIGKGEEDGIKLIIESLNLAHEQTKGFCVLSVLETTAGQGTAIGYKFEHLRIIIDGVDEPERMAVCIDTCHIFAAGYDISTEKGYEKTMQEFDEVLGLKRLVAFHVNDSKKPLGLRVDRHEHIGKGFIGENGFRFLMQDSRFTDIPKILETPKSEDLHEDKMNLSLLKKLALEL